From a single Lolium rigidum isolate FL_2022 chromosome 7, APGP_CSIRO_Lrig_0.1, whole genome shotgun sequence genomic region:
- the LOC124671008 gene encoding microtubule-associated protein RP/EB family member 1A, with amino-acid sequence MAAAAAAAVAHIGLMDSAYFVGRGEILTWINATLQLSLAKVEEAASGAVQCQLLDMVHPGVVPMHKVNFDAKTEYDMIQNYKVLQDVFNKLRINKNIEVNRLVKGRPLDNLEFLQWLKRYCDAVNGGIMNENYNPAERRSKGGKERNHKASNKSSKSLQANRLSSANSADGAPTTEKVCISTVMEDHYMEQIQQLSEKIADLKVSVDSTEKERDFYFSKLRDIEILCQRPELEHLPMTKGIRKILYAADAKDSSLSEANEIITRSPGMFPDEAECQATPKSPYT; translated from the exons atggcggcggcggcggcggcggcggtggcccacaTCGGCCTCATGGACAGCGCCTACTTCGTCGGCAGGGGCGAGATCCTCACCTGGATCAATGCCACGCTACAGCTCTCCCTCGCCAAGGTCGAGGAG GCGGCGTCGGGGGCAGTGCAGTGCCAGCTGCTCGACATGGTTCACCCCGGAGTCGTGCCCATGCACAAG GTCAATTTCGACGCCAAGACGGAGTACGACATGATCCAGAACTACAAGGTCCTACAGGACGTCTTCAACAAGCTGCGGATCAACAAG AATATTGAGGTTAACAGACTTGTTAAAGGACGGCCACTGGACAACTTGGAGTTTCTTCAGTGGTTGAAAAGATATTGTGATGCCGTGAATGGCGGAATCATGAATGA GAACTACAATCCTGCAGAAAGAAGGTCTAAGGGTGGGAAAGAGCGTAACCACAAGGCTTCCAACAAGTCATCCAAATCACTTCAAGCGAACAGACTGTCTAGTGCTAATTCAGCAGATGGAG CTCCCACAACTGAAAAAGTTTGTATTAGCACTGTTATGGAAGATCATTACATGGAGCAGATTCAACAATTATCTGAGAAG ATTGCGGATCTGAAGGTTTCTGTGGACAGCACTGAGAAAGAAAGAGACTTCTACTTCTCAAAGTTGCGTGATATTGAGATACTGTGTCAGAGACCTGAGTTGGAGCATCTACCG ATGACAAAAGGGATAAGGAAGATACTTTATGCCGCTGATGCAAAGGATTCATCATTATCTGAGGCTAACGAAATAATCACCAGGTCACCAGGCATGTTCCCAGATGAAGCAGAGTGTCAAGCGACACCAAAATCACCATACACCTGA